A DNA window from Schistocerca gregaria isolate iqSchGreg1 chromosome 2, iqSchGreg1.2, whole genome shotgun sequence contains the following coding sequences:
- the LOC126330702 gene encoding probable NADH dehydrogenase [ubiquinone] 1 alpha subcomplex subunit 12, with the protein MQKYLALDKIARLFEIIKVNGGIRGTLYKLYRMDDAKVGTLIGEDKYGNKYYENKMYFYGRNRWVEYADNVGVDYDGSQVPAEWFGWLHYKTDLPPSRDPHRPKYPWMLDHTENKSGTEGAYMPYSTTVPKIQAWVPPKPSH; encoded by the exons ATGCAGAAGTATTTGGCACTTGATAAAATTGCGAgactttttgaaataataaaagtaaatggGGGAATACGAGGCACTTTATACAAACTATATAG GATGGATGATGCGAAAGTTGGCACTTTGATAGGAGAAGACAAGTATGGTAACAAATATTATGAGAACAAGATGTACTTCTATG GTCGGAATAGGTGGGTTGAATATGCTGATAATGTGGGTGTAGATTATGATGGAAGTCAAGTTCCAGCTGAATGGTTTGGATGGTTGCACTACAAAACTGACTTGCCTCCTTCAAGA GATCCTCACAGGCCCAAGTACCCTTGGATGCTTGACCACACAGAAAATAAATCTGGTACCGAAGGTGCATATATGCCTTACAGCACAACAGTACCAAAAATTCAGGCGTGGGTTCCACCGAAGCCTAGTCACTAA